The Heliomicrobium gestii genome segment CGTCAAGCAGCACGATGGGCGTGTCACAGATGATCGTGGCGTCGGCGATCAGCAAGGCCCGCGTCTGTCCGCCCGATAATTCGGTCATCCGGCTGGTGAGAATGATCGGCTCGCCCGTCAACTGGTTGGCGAACGAAAGCACCTGATCGATCAAGGCGTCCACGCCCTGAGCGGTTTTGTTGCGGATGCGGGCATGGGTCTCTAAAAACTTATAGACAGGCAAATCAGAGAGAAAGTTGGTGTGCTGGGTGATCAGGGCGATGGGGTTTTGCGCCGGATCGTAGCGGTAGGCGCTCGGGGCGATGTCGCCGTTGATCAAAATTCGCCGCCCGGTGGGTGTGTTGCCGTTTGCCAGGAGTTCAATGTCGTTGATGAGCGTCGTCTTTCCGGAGCCGGTCGGACCGACGATACTGACGACATTGCCCATTTTCAACTCGATCTGCCGCACCGGTTCCGGCGCCCCTGACCGTCCGTGACCGCCCACGATGGTGATGCTCTCTATCAAGCGCTCCCACTCCTTTGCTTGAATCAATCACGGCAAGGTGGGTCGTCGTTTTGACGAAAAAAAATGTCTTCCCCCACCTGCCGTGATTATGGCAACCGGCGTCTCCGATGAGGGCCTTCCGCCTATCGAAGCACCGAACTGGACCCATCATATTCACGGCCATGCAAATGGTGATGCCTAAAGCCGCCGATTCTCCCAGGGCTGACGGATGACGGACACAGAAAAAGAGGCTGACCCCGTTGTCAGCCTCTTTTTCTGTGCCTTATGGTTGCTTGATGGGCGCTGCCGCCCATCACGACGCAACGGGCGCTGCTTCGCCCACGTGCTGAACCCCTTTTACTAAACCCCGTTGAACCGGAAGAAGATCTGTTTGGCCAAGGAGTCGGGATCGGTAGCCGGGTCGAGGAATTGCACTTTGCGAGCCTCCTGGGCCGCGATTTGAACCGCCTTTTCCCCGCCATCCAGTGAAGGCGCAAAGTTAAACTGGGAGAGGATCTCGACGTTGACCTCTTTGTCACCGCCAACATACTTCTTATCGACGATCAACTCGCCGATCTCCCTGGGGTGCTCCTTGACGTAGTCGGCGCCTTTCATGATCGCCCTCGTGATCGATGCCGCCGCCGCTTCATCCTCCCGGATCACCTTGCCGCTTAAAAGAACGAGGCAGCAGTACTCGTCTTTATAGGGCGGGGTTTTGGCCGAATCGACGATCACGCGGATCTTGCCGGTGTTCTTCTTGATGATGGTGCCGAAAGGTTCACCTAGGGCGATGGCGTCCACTTCCCCCCGATCGAGGGCCAGTTCCAATTCCGTCTTGGGATAGACCTTCCACTCCACATCCTTTTTGTAGTCAACGCCGTTGTTGACCAACTCCCGGGCGAGCAGCATCATGGGGCTCGCCCCCATGGCATCAACACCGACCCGTTTTCCCCGGAAGTCCTTGGCCGATTGGATCGGGGAATCGGCCCGAACGAGGGTGTAGTTGCAGCCGGTGTGAATGCCGGCGCTGAACTTAGCGTCAAGGCCCTGTTCCAGCGGCTTGATCCAGGACATGACGAGACCGCCGATGGCATCCAGTTTGCCTGTGGCGATGCTGTTTTTGCTGTTTTCAAAATCCCCCTTGATCAGTTCCACATCGAGCCCTTCCTCTTTGAAGAACCCTTTTTCGTACGCGGTGAAGGTGGCCGCTTCACAGGTGCTCCCTGTGTAGCCGATTTTAACGCTCTTCAGTTTTGCGGCGCTTCCCGCCTGGGATGCGGGCTGGTCGCTCCCCCTTGAGCTGCAGCCGATCAGCGCCATGGCCGCCAGCAGAAGCATCAGACAGAGGCTGGCGAGCCCCTTCCGGTTAGGATGCATCGGATTCCCCCTTCGCTTTTATTCAGGCCCATGATTGTCCCATTACCATTTGATCAGCCCCTTTTGCCAGATCAATAAGCGATCCCTGACTTGAAAGAGCAGGGTAATGGTACCGGAAAAAATGACGCCCATCACGATCAGCGCCGCCCAAACCTTGGCGTACTCAGCCCAGCCTTGCGCCCAGGAAACATACCAGCCCATGCCGGCTTTGACGCCGAGCAGTTCTGCCACGACAAGGGTGGCGAAGGAAGAGCCCAAGCCCATAAAGAGACCGATGAAGATCGACGGGAGGGAAGCCGGCACAGCCACCTTCAAGATCAAGTACCGCGCATCGGCCCCTAAGGTTCGCGCCACCTCGTAATAGGCTTTGCTCACATTCCCGACGCCTGACCAGGTCATGATCGTGACGGGAAACCAGGTGGCCAGGGCGACCAGGAAGACGCTGGCCACAAAGCTCGTCGGCAGGAGGACCATGGCGACAGGGATCCAGGCGGTCGCCGGGATGGGACCGATGAAGCGCAGGATCGGCGACAGCCAGTAATTGACTGACGAATACCACCCCATCAGAACCCCCGTCGGCAACCCGACGAGGACGCCGAGAAAATACCCGAGAATGAGCAACCGCAAAGAATGGGCGACACTGAGCAGCAATACGTCGGAATCGGTGATCAGAGCCGCAAAGACGGCGCCCGGTGAGGGAAACTGCGGCAAGGGCAGCCATCCGGTTTTCAAAGTGACCAAATCCCAGACGATCGTAACGCCGATCAGGCCCGATAGGAGCGGTATGTTGCGCCGCAGTTTTTCTCGATAGTCCTGCCGCAGGCAGGCGACACCCAGCGACAACAGGTACAGGAGGATGAGAAAGGGAAACCCCTTGGCCAGATAGGCGCCTTTGAGGAAGACCGTTTTGTTGGGTAAAAAGGTATACTCGCCCCAGAAGAGCAGCAGCAAGACCAGGGGCGTCAGATCTGTGGCCAACTCCTTCCACCGTCCGGTTCCCCATCTCACCGGGGTCGAGTCGACCGTGGCTTCTGGCGTGCGAAACATCTTGCTCCCCCCTTTGTTTCAGTTCCTGAAGATGCCCTGTGATGACGATTCATCGTTACGGGCATTTCCATGCAAGGGCGTTCACAGGCTCAATTCGCTTGTTTGCCGGTATCGGTGTCAGCTCGGTGTTAAATCGTGTAGCTTTCGATGGTCTGCGGTGTAAAGCCGAAGATCTCCAGGATGTGCGACCGGATCCTCCAGAAATCGGGGTGACTGCGGCTGCGCGGTCGGCCCAAAGGCACCTCAATGGTCTCCCGGATCTTGCCCGGTCTTGGCGTCATGATCACAATTTTGTCGCTCAGATAAATGGCTTCATCGATGTCATGGGTGACGAAGACGATCGTCGTCCCCCGGTTTTGCCAGATGCGCAAGAGTTCTTCCTGCATCTGCATGCGTGTAAAGGCATCCAGCGCGCCTAGCGGCTCATCCATCAACAGGACTTTGGGATGGTTGACGAGCGCCCGCGCGAGGGCCGCCCGCTGGGCCATCCCCCCGGACACCTGGTGCGGGTAGGCCTTGGCGAATCCCTCCAACCCGACCAGGCGCAGGTACTCGCCCACCTCATGGCCTTTTTCCTTCACGATCCCGCGCGCCTCCAGACCGACGGCGATGTTTTGTTCGATCGTCTTCCAGGGAAAGAGGGTCGGGTTTTGAAAGACCATGCCCCGCAGGTAGTGGGGTCCCTGAATCACCTCGCCATCCAAAGTGACATGGCCTGAGGTGGCCGCATCCAGCCCGGCGATGATCCGCAGCAGCGTCGACTTGCCGCATCCGCTCGGCCCCAGCAAGGAATAAAATTTTCCCGCTTCGATCTCCAGAGCAACCTCTTCTAAGGCATGGATGTCGGGACCGGCGTCCTGCTGAAAGAGCCGGCTGATTCGCTGCGCCTCGATCCGGCCCGCTTCAGCCTCCTGGGAGGAAGCGGGCCGGGGTGCTGCCGCCAAGGAACTCATGGGCCACTCCCTCCTTTAATCCACATCGCCCCTGACCATGGCCAGCCAAGGCGGGATGTTCGCCACCCGGTGAGCCGTTATGCCGGCGGCGGCAAGGCCGATTCCGGTGAATAGGCTGATCGCCGCCCCCGCCGTGATCGCCAGCCGGTCCCAGGTAGGGACCAAAAACGGGATGGCATGATAAGAACGGATGAGCGACAACGTCTCACTGTAGAGCAAACCGCCCAGCAGCAGGCCGATCGCCGCGCCGCCGACCGACAGGAGAAGCGCCTCGGCCAGCACCAATTGGAGCAGTTGCCGTCGTGATGCGCCCAGGGCGCGATAGAGCCCCCACTCCCCTTTTCGCTCCCAGGTGGCGCCGGCAAAGCGAGCAGCCAATTGAATCGCGCTCGCTGCCACCGCCAGCAGACCCGCCCCGGTCAGCAAGGTGAAAATCAGATGCATCTGCTGTTTCGTCTGTTGAAACATCTCGTTCGTCTGCAGGACGCGCAGCGGACCGAGCCGACCGATGGCGTCGGCCACGGCCTTTCCTTCTCGGGGATCGTTGACATGGACGAGCAGTTCTGAGAGCAGGTCTTCCGGAGGCCCGGCCTTTTGCCAGAACCCTTGCAGTTCCTTGCTCCCTTTCGCCAGCCGTCTCGCCGTATCGCCGGGCATCAGGATCGATTTGTCGAGCCCCGTTCCCGTGGCGTCGAGGACAGCGGCGATGCGGAAGAGTTCGCCATGGACAAAGATCCGGTTGCCGGGAATCCCGCCGACGATCTGGCTGCCGACGAGGATCTCGTCGGGATTGAGCTCTTTGCCTTGCAGGGCCGGGGCCAGGGAGGCGAGCGTGCCCCCGATTTGCGGATCGACGCCGATCAGGCGAAGCTCTTCCTGGAGGGTGCAGCAGCTCTCGTTCAGTGTCTGCGTGAAAAATCGCCCTTCCACCTGCCGCACCCCAGGGAGGCGTTCCACCTCCTGGGCGTACTGTTTCGGCATGTAGATGTTCAGGGGCGCGCCGGTGAACAAGGCCTGACCCGGTTCGACATTCACTTCTGCTGGGATGACGAGCAAGTCGGCGCCGACACGATTGGCGCCGACGCGAACGCCCTCCTCCAGCCCCTGATAGAGCAGATAGACCGCCGTGAGGATGGCGACACCGACGGCGATGCCGGTCAGCGCCGCCACCGACTGGACGCGCCGGCGTCGGAGACTTTGCCAGACGATGCGGATCATGATGCTGCGACTTCCTCCCTCTCTTTGCCGGCGACTTTTGCCGGCTCTGCCTCCACCAGGCGGCCCTCTTCGATGACGAAGCGGCGGTCGGCCGAGCGGGCGAGTTCGCGATCATGGGTGGCCACGACCAGCGCGCCGCCGCGCTGGGTCCAATCAAGCAGCAGTTCCGTCACCTTTTTGGCCGTCAGAGGATCCAGATCATTGGTCGGTTCATCGGCCAGCAGCAGCGACGGCTCCATCAGCAAGGCCCTAGCCAGGGCGACACGCCGCTTCTGGCCGTAACTGAGTTGATGGGGTCGATGGTTGATGCGCCCCGATAAGCGCAGGCTCTCCAGCAGTTCCCCGGCTCGCGACCGTTTCTCCTCCGACTTCCCTGCCAAGTGAGCCGGCAGGAGCACGTTCTCCCAAACCGTCAAAGGGCCGATCAACTGGGCGCTTTGAAAAACGATGCCGATATGGCGGTTGCGCAGGAGCGACAGGTCAGAGTCCTTCAGGTTCCCTGTCAATTGGCCGAGCAGCCGGATCTCGCCGGAGCTGGGCGCCATCAGCAGCCCCAGCAGGGACAGCAAGGTGGTCTTGCCGCTTCCCGATGGTCCGAGGAGGGCCAACGACTGCCCCCGGTCGAGTTGCAAGGACAGGGACTGCAGGATCGTCTGGGCGCCATACCTCTTCGTTACGTTGCTCGCCTCTAGGATCAATGATCATGACCTCCTCTCGCCAATGGCCGGTGTCCCTTGCTTCTGAATGGACGCGATTGCGCGGTTATTCGCGTTTCAAAAATGGGCCGCCTCGTTGAAATCGGTGGGGGTTTCCTTCACCTCTCTCGTCAGCCAGGCCAAAAAGCCGCTGTTGGCAATCAGCAATCCTGCCCAGGCGTACATCCAGTGGGCGGTCCGGTGGCAATCCATCGTGTCTTTGGCGCAGATGCCGATCAGCCAACTCTGCGGTATGAGGAAGACGAAAGCGCCGCTGGCGATGAGGAGCAGGCTGAGGACGCGCCGCCCTCCCGATTCTTTGAGGGCCAGCAGGCCGCCCGAGAGCAACAAAGCGAAGATCCCGACGAGATATTCGGCCTGGAAAGCATAGTGGCAGCGCATGGGCACAGCAGCGCCCGACTGGGTGATCATCATCTCCGTGCAGATCGGCGCGAATTTCGGTGTGGCAAGCAGCGCCACGCTGAGGAACATGGAGACGTAAGCAAGCAACGTCCACTTGCGGTCCATGGCTTTTCTGTCCTTTCTTTCCCTTTTCTACCCTTACTTTCCGTGGTGACCCGACCTATCGTTGGCCTGATGACTTTCCACCTGCCCAGTGCTGCGATCCGGCGATGGCTCGCCATCCCGCGAATGGTTCCCCTCCTGCAGATGGTTCTCGCCCTGCTGATTTGTCCCCGCCACCGCAGGATTGTGCCCTGCCGGAGAAACCCCATCCATGCTATGGGTGGCGCCCGCCCCATGGTGGTCGCCGCCGCCGGGTGAAAGGGGATTGCGGTTCCATCCTTGAGACAGCAGCCCGATGGCCAGGACAAAGACGATCAGGGAAAACCAGGTGTAGTTGCGAAGTGTCATAGGCTCCTCCTTCAGCGCTTTGTTCTTGTTAGAAGGCAGGAACGACGGCGCCCTTGTATTTGTCTTTCAGGAATTGCTTTACTTCGGACGATTGCAGGGCGGCGTTTAACTTTTGAATGTCATCGCGCGTCTCATCGCCCTTGCGGACGACAAGCACATTGGCGTAGGGGGAGTCGGCGTCTTCACGAAACAGAGCAGAATTGGGATCGATTTTCGCCTCCAAGACGAAATTCGTGTTGATGACGGCGCCGTCTACATCAGGCAGTGTGCGTGTCAGTTGGGCCGCGTCGACTTCCACAAACTTCAGTTGTTTCGGGTTGTCGATGATGTCCCGCGGCGTCGCCTGGTAGTCGGCCAGCCCTTCTTTCAGCTTGATCAAGCCATTTTTCTGCAACAACACGAGCGCCCGGTACTCATTTGAGGGGTTGTTCGGCACGGCG includes the following:
- a CDS encoding ATP-binding cassette domain-containing protein: MIESITIVGGHGRSGAPEPVRQIELKMGNVVSIVGPTGSGKTTLINDIELLANGNTPTGRRILINGDIAPSAYRYDPAQNPIALITQHTNFLSDLPVYKFLETHARIRNKTAQGVDALIDQVLSFANQLTGEPIILTSRMTELSGGQTRALLIADATIICDTPIVLLDEVENAGIHRTRALQLLREHKKIFLFVTHDPRIVLLSDFRIIMREGSVAEVLTTNQDEKMLSVGVSALDDTLCQLRDKLRWGKRLRVEDLEVLA
- a CDS encoding ABC transporter substrate-binding protein; this translates as MHPNRKGLASLCLMLLLAAMALIGCSSRGSDQPASQAGSAAKLKSVKIGYTGSTCEAATFTAYEKGFFKEEGLDVELIKGDFENSKNSIATGKLDAIGGLVMSWIKPLEQGLDAKFSAGIHTGCNYTLVRADSPIQSAKDFRGKRVGVDAMGASPMMLLARELVNNGVDYKKDVEWKVYPKTELELALDRGEVDAIALGEPFGTIIKKNTGKIRVIVDSAKTPPYKDEYCCLVLLSGKVIREDEAAAASITRAIMKGADYVKEHPREIGELIVDKKYVGGDKEVNVEILSQFNFAPSLDGGEKAVQIAAQEARKVQFLDPATDPDSLAKQIFFRFNGV
- a CDS encoding ABC transporter permease is translated as MFRTPEATVDSTPVRWGTGRWKELATDLTPLVLLLLFWGEYTFLPNKTVFLKGAYLAKGFPFLILLYLLSLGVACLRQDYREKLRRNIPLLSGLIGVTIVWDLVTLKTGWLPLPQFPSPGAVFAALITDSDVLLLSVAHSLRLLILGYFLGVLVGLPTGVLMGWYSSVNYWLSPILRFIGPIPATAWIPVAMVLLPTSFVASVFLVALATWFPVTIMTWSGVGNVSKAYYEVARTLGADARYLILKVAVPASLPSIFIGLFMGLGSSFATLVVAELLGVKAGMGWYVSWAQGWAEYAKVWAALIVMGVIFSGTITLLFQVRDRLLIWQKGLIKW
- a CDS encoding ABC transporter ATP-binding protein, producing the protein MSSLAAAPRPASSQEAEAGRIEAQRISRLFQQDAGPDIHALEEVALEIEAGKFYSLLGPSGCGKSTLLRIIAGLDAATSGHVTLDGEVIQGPHYLRGMVFQNPTLFPWKTIEQNIAVGLEARGIVKEKGHEVGEYLRLVGLEGFAKAYPHQVSGGMAQRAALARALVNHPKVLLMDEPLGALDAFTRMQMQEELLRIWQNRGTTIVFVTHDIDEAIYLSDKIVIMTPRPGKIRETIEVPLGRPRSRSHPDFWRIRSHILEIFGFTPQTIESYTI
- a CDS encoding ABC transporter permease, yielding MIRIVWQSLRRRRVQSVAALTGIAVGVAILTAVYLLYQGLEEGVRVGANRVGADLLVIPAEVNVEPGQALFTGAPLNIYMPKQYAQEVERLPGVRQVEGRFFTQTLNESCCTLQEELRLIGVDPQIGGTLASLAPALQGKELNPDEILVGSQIVGGIPGNRIFVHGELFRIAAVLDATGTGLDKSILMPGDTARRLAKGSKELQGFWQKAGPPEDLLSELLVHVNDPREGKAVADAIGRLGPLRVLQTNEMFQQTKQQMHLIFTLLTGAGLLAVAASAIQLAARFAGATWERKGEWGLYRALGASRRQLLQLVLAEALLLSVGGAAIGLLLGGLLYSETLSLIRSYHAIPFLVPTWDRLAITAGAAISLFTGIGLAAAGITAHRVANIPPWLAMVRGDVD
- a CDS encoding ABC transporter ATP-binding protein, with protein sequence MILEASNVTKRYGAQTILQSLSLQLDRGQSLALLGPSGSGKTTLLSLLGLLMAPSSGEIRLLGQLTGNLKDSDLSLLRNRHIGIVFQSAQLIGPLTVWENVLLPAHLAGKSEEKRSRAGELLESLRLSGRINHRPHQLSYGQKRRVALARALLMEPSLLLADEPTNDLDPLTAKKVTELLLDWTQRGGALVVATHDRELARSADRRFVIEEGRLVEAEPAKVAGKEREEVAAS
- a CDS encoding DUF4418 family protein, with translation MDRKWTLLAYVSMFLSVALLATPKFAPICTEMMITQSGAAVPMRCHYAFQAEYLVGIFALLLSGGLLALKESGGRRVLSLLLIASGAFVFLIPQSWLIGICAKDTMDCHRTAHWMYAWAGLLIANSGFLAWLTREVKETPTDFNEAAHF